The Victivallis lenta genome has a segment encoding these proteins:
- a CDS encoding ISL3 family transposase: protein MRLKTILNYGLKFKCFCIGKSEFNEKKDSIIVEIKARTNSKPVCSICGTASPGYDTLPERLFEFVPMWGLRVFFRYAMRRVSCPQCKRVVVEAVPWCDGKNHFTNHYAAFLASWAKELSWKSVAAHFHTSWQTVCSAVESVVNYGLTHRNLDSVTALGVDEIAWHKGHKYLTLVYQINPGARRLLWVGEKRTQETMSSFFADMTKLKADFSAQIRVICSDMWKPYLKIIAKHLPQAINVLDRFHIMQKFGKALDKVRSEEAKRLRQAKQPPLLSKTRWCFLKRRENLTEKQGFKLNELLKMNLRTVKAYLLREQFQKLWEYRSPGWAGKFLEQWCHAAIFSRLEPMKDLARMLTAHRPLILNYFRAKKQFNSGIVEGLNRKINLTIRKSFGFRTLKIAKVCLYHQLGELPEPDFAHKFW from the coding sequence ATGCTTTTGTATCGGGAAATCGGAATTTAACGAAAAGAAAGATTCCATTATCGTGGAAATAAAGGCTCGAACCAATAGCAAACCTGTTTGCAGTATCTGCGGAACAGCATCTCCCGGCTATGATACATTGCCGGAACGTTTGTTTGAGTTCGTCCCGATGTGGGGACTGCGTGTTTTCTTCCGCTATGCGATGCGTCGGGTCAGTTGTCCTCAATGTAAGCGTGTTGTGGTTGAAGCGGTTCCATGGTGCGATGGGAAAAACCATTTCACCAATCATTATGCGGCGTTTCTTGCGTCTTGGGCAAAAGAACTTTCTTGGAAAAGCGTAGCGGCGCATTTCCATACCTCTTGGCAGACAGTCTGTTCCGCAGTCGAATCGGTGGTGAATTATGGACTGACGCATCGAAATTTAGACTCCGTAACCGCACTGGGCGTTGATGAAATCGCATGGCATAAAGGACACAAATATCTGACGCTGGTTTACCAGATTAATCCCGGCGCACGTCGTCTGCTTTGGGTTGGAGAAAAACGCACGCAAGAAACCATGAGCTCATTTTTTGCCGACATGACGAAGCTGAAAGCTGATTTTTCTGCTCAAATCAGGGTCATCTGTTCTGATATGTGGAAACCGTATTTGAAGATCATAGCCAAACATTTGCCACAGGCGATAAACGTGCTTGACCGCTTTCATATCATGCAAAAATTCGGAAAGGCTCTTGATAAAGTTCGGTCAGAAGAGGCAAAACGTTTGCGTCAAGCAAAACAACCTCCGCTCCTGTCCAAAACTCGTTGGTGCTTTCTGAAACGCCGGGAAAACTTGACAGAAAAGCAAGGTTTCAAACTCAATGAACTCTTGAAGATGAATCTGCGGACGGTAAAAGCATACCTGTTGCGGGAACAATTTCAAAAGCTTTGGGAGTATCGTTCGCCGGGATGGGCGGGAAAGTTTCTTGAACAGTGGTGCCATGCCGCAATTTTCAGCCGGCTCGAACCGATGAAAGACCTTGCAAGGATGCTGACCGCTCATCGTCCTTTGATCTTGAATTATTTCAGGGCAAAAAAGCAGTTCAACAGTGGGATCGTCGAAGGGTTGAACAGGAAAATAAATCTGACTATCAGGAAATCGTTCGGATTTCGGACGCTCAAAATTGCAAAAGTGTGCTTATATCACCAGCTTGGCGAACTCCCGGAACCGGATTTCGCCCACAAATTCTGGTGA